In Neomonachus schauinslandi chromosome 6, ASM220157v2, whole genome shotgun sequence, a genomic segment contains:
- the WNT8B gene encoding protein Wnt-8b, with product MSVNNFLMTGPKAYLIYSSSVAAGAQSGIEECKYQFAWDRWNCPERALQLSSHGGLRSANRETAFVHAISSAGVMYTLTRNCSLGDFDNCGCDDSRNGQLGGQGWLWGGCSDNVGFGEAISKQFVDALETGQDARAAMNLHNNEAGRKAVKGTMKRTCKCHGVSGSCTTQTCWLQLPEFREVGAHLKEKYHAALKVDLLQGAGNSAAGRGAIADTFRSISTRELVHLEDSPDYCLENKTLGLLGTEGRECLRRGRALGRWERRSCRRLCGDCGLAVEERRAETVSSCNCKFHWCCAVRCEQCRRRVTKYFCSRAERPRGGAAHKAGRKA from the exons at gtCAGTGAACAATTTCCTGATGACTGGTCCAAAG GCTTACCTGATCTATTCCAGCAGTGTGGCAGCTGGTGCCCAGAGTGGTATTGAAGAATGCAAGTATCAGTTTGCCTGGGACCGATGGAATTGCCCTGAGAGAGCCCTGCAGCTGTCCAGCCATGGTGGCCTTCGCAGTG CTAATCGGGAGACAGCGTTTGTACACGCCATCAGTTCTGCTGGGGTCATGTACACTCTGACTAGGAACTGCAGCCTTGGCGACTTTGACAACTGCGGCTGTGACGACTCCCGCAATGGGCAGTTGG GGGGCCAAGGCTGGCTGTGGGGAGGCTGCAGTGACAACGTGGGCTTCGGAGAGGCAATATCCAAGCAGTTCGTCGATGCCCTAGAGACAGGACAGGATGCCCGGGCAGCCATGAACCTGCACAACAACGAGGCCGGCCGCAAG GCGGTGAAGGGCACCATGAAACGCACGTGTAAGTGCCACGGTGTGTCAGGCAGCTGCACCACGCAGACCTGCTGGCTGCAGCTGCCTGAGTTCCGCGAGGTGGGCGCGCACCTGAAGGAGAAGTACCACGCGGCTCTCAAGGTGGACCTGCTGCAGGGCGCCGGCAACAGTGCTGCGGGCCGAGGCGCCATCGCCGACACCTTCCGCTCCATCTCCACGCGGGAGCTGGTGCACTTGGAGGACTCCCCGGACTACTGCCTGGAGAACAAAACGCTAGGACTGCTGGGTACCGAAGGCCGAGAGTGCCTGCGGCGCGGGCGGGCCCTGGGCCGCTGGGAGCGCCGCAGCTGCCGCCGGCTCTGCGGCGACTGCGGGCTGGCGGTGGAGGAGCGCCGCGCCGAGACCGTGTCCAGCTGCAACTGCAAGTTCCACTGGTGCTGCGCCGTCCGCTGCGAGCAGTGCCGCCGGCGCGTTACCAAGTACTTCTGCAGCCGCGCCGAGCGGCCGCGGGGGGGCGCGGCGCACAAAGCCGGCAGAAAAGCCTGA